TAAATCTCTTCCCATTCGTTACTGCCGCGATCGTCTTCACGCAATAATTTTAGATCAGAACCGCGGCGCATGGTTTTTTCAATGGTCATGTCCTGATCATGGGCAGCGGTACCGCGTGTGGCGTAGTCGTCGAAAAGGGTATCCGGTTCCGGGAAGGTGACATCTTCATAGGTGCTGAGATGATCCGGGCCTGCCATCCACGGCCGATGTGGGGCATTATGCTGGATCATCATCATAAAGGGCTGATCCTGGTTCCTGTCGACCTCCAGCCAGCGCAAGGCTTTGTCCGTGACAATATCCGTCACATAGCCTTCAATTTTTTCTTTGCCCTCGGGCAAAAGAAAATCGGGGTTATAATAATCACCCTGTCCCGGAAGCACTGCCCAGGAATCAAAGCCTTGGGGATCTGTGTGGAGATGCCATTTCCCAAACAATGCGGTTTGATAGCCCCCTGCCCGTAGGAGTTTGGGGAAGGTCTCCTGTGAGCCGTCAAAACGACTGGAATTGTCGAGGAAACCGTTGAGGTGACTATGCAGTCCGGTAAGTACTACCGCGCGCGATGGGCCGCAGATGGAATTGGTTACGAAACTATTCCGAAAAATAGCGCCCTCTTTTGCAATACGATCGATGTTCGGTGTGGGAGATACCTCGGTAAATCGACGGCCATAGGCACTAATGGCATTTTGTGCGTGATCGTCACTGCAAATCCATATAATATTGGGTTTTTCTGAGGCATCACAGCGCTGTGACCACTCGCCCAGTGCAACAGCCGCCGCCGCTGCACCGCTATATTTCATGAAAGACCTGCGCGTAAACATAGCTACTCCTCTCTGCCGCATTATTATCTGAAGATTGCATTATACCTGTCCTTTGGCAACAGCCACAAGCGAAAGGACAAGTCATTTTTTATACGCAGTAGAAAAAGTTTGTTTATTACGCCCTTCTTTTCATGGAACTCATCATTAAGAGGACAGACATACTCACACCGATTAATAGCCAGTCCGCAAAATATTTTCGCAGGTTATTGGTGATAGTCTTGCTTTCCGTGTCATTGCGGCAACATCCGGCATCATCTTCCGTTTCCTCTTCACCTTCCGGCTGTGCTTCGCCTTCGACGGGGTCTTCACCTTCGACAACTTCTTCGCCTTCAACGGGGGCCTCGCCTTCGACGGGATCTTCACCTTCGACAACTTCTTCGCCTTCGACGGGGTCCTCGCCCTCAGTCGGCTCTTCGCCTTCGACTAT
This Candidatus Hydrogenedentota bacterium DNA region includes the following protein-coding sequences:
- a CDS encoding sulfatase → MFTRRSFMKYSGAAAAAVALGEWSQRCDASEKPNIIWICSDDHAQNAISAYGRRFTEVSPTPNIDRIAKEGAIFRNSFVTNSICGPSRAVVLTGLHSHLNGFLDNSSRFDGSQETFPKLLRAGGYQTALFGKWHLHTDPQGFDSWAVLPGQGDYYNPDFLLPEGKEKIEGYVTDIVTDKALRWLEVDRNQDQPFMMMIQHNAPHRPWMAGPDHLSTYEDVTFPEPDTLFDDYATRGTAAHDQDMTIEKTMRRGSDLKLLREDDRGSNEWEEIYGRMTPQQQAAWDAVYKKRVEEYEALNPQGKDAVRFKYQCYIRDYMRCIASIDDNVGRVLDYLDASGLADNTVIFYTSDQSFYLGEHGWFDKRFIYEESLRTPLLVRWPKAITPGTEIMPLVQNLDMAETMLDIAGLPIPESMQGLSVLPLMRGEKTDRWRNAIYYHYYEGETKVHHVYKHYGIRTDRYKLAYFYTLDEWEFYDLLKDPKELRNAYDNPDYADEINALKQELTRLRDVYLVPEDL
- a CDS encoding DUF5011 domain-containing protein yields the protein ITLLGEESLTVECGEDYSDAGATDFDVCDGDLEVTIDNSVDTSVPGSYTVSYTVSDSSGNVADEVMRTVMVNICPEGEGEGEEPAEGEDIVEGEGIVEGEGEEIVEGEEPTEGEDPVEGEEVVEGEDPVEGEAPVEGEEVVEGEDPVEGEAQPEGEEETEDDAGCCRNDTESKTITNNLRKYFADWLLIGVSMSVLLMMSSMKRRA